From the Malus domestica chromosome 17, GDT2T_hap1 genome, one window contains:
- the LOC103405364 gene encoding trimethyltridecatetraene synthase-like, protein MEATYVGAYVAAWLGVLALILLSRRRLRHPKLNLPPGPKPWPIIGNLNLISHLPHRSVHELALKYGPIMQLKFGSYPVVVGSSVEMAKAFLKTHDVTFAGRPKFAAGKHTTYNYSDITWSPYGPYWRQARKMCITELFSNKRLESYEYIRREEMSALLKGLYDSSNSNVLLKDHLSTVSLNVISRMVLGKKYTDETKDAIVSPDEFKKMLDELFLLSGVLNIGDSIPWLDFLDLQGYIKRMKTLSKKLDRFLEHVLDEHITKREVGGKDFVAKDMVDVLLQLADDPNLEVKLERHGVKAFTQDLIAGGTESSAVTVEWAISELLRKPDLFKKAAEELDRVIGRDRWVEEKDIVKLPYVDAIAKETMRLHPVAPMLVPRQTREDCQVAGYDIPKGTRALVSVWTIGRDPELWDNPEQFFPERFLGKDIDVKGQDFELLPFGSGRRMCPGYNLGIKVIQSSLANLLHGFTWRLPYNMKKEDLSMEEVFGLSTPKKTPLVAVCEPRLPPHIYSL, encoded by the exons atggaaGCCACTTATGTTGGTGCATATGTAGCCGCATGGCTAGGAGTCCTAGCCCTCATCCTCCTCTCCCGCCGCCGCCTCCGCCACCCCAAGCTCAATCTGCCACCCGGCCCTAAACCCTGGCCTATCATTGGAAACCTAAACCTCATAAGCCACCTTCCCCACCGTTCCGTCCATGAGCTTGCCCTAAAATACGGCCCCATCATGCAGCTCAAGTTTGGGTCATACCCTGTCGTCGTGGGTTCTTCAGTAGAAATGGCCAAGGCCTTCCTGAAAACACACGACGTCACTTTTGCCGGCCGCCCTAAATTCGCAGCCGGCAAACACACAACCTACAACTACTCGGACATCACTTGGTCCCCGTATGGCCCATATTGGCGGCAAGCCCGTAAAATGTGCATTACGGAGCTTTTCAGCAACAAACGCCTAGAGTCCTATGAATATATTAGGAGGGAGGAAATGAGTGCCTTGCTTAAAGGCTTATATGATTCCTCCAACTCCAACGTTTTGCTTAAAGACCACCTTTCAACCGTGAGCCTCAACGTCATAAGCCGGATGGTGCTTGGAAAGAAGTACACCGACGAGACTAAAGATGCGATCGTGAGCCCCGATGAGTTCAAGAAGATGTTGGATGAGTTGTTCTTGCTGAGTGGGGTGTTGAACATCGGCGATTCGATaccttggcttgattttttgGACTTACAAGGGTACATAAAGAGGATGAAGACTTTGAGCAAGAAGTTGGATAGGTTTTTGGAGCATGTGTTGGATGAACATATTACAAAGAGGGAGGTTGGTggaaaagactttgttgcaaaAGACATGGTTGATGTGCTCTTGCAGCTTGCTGATGATCCTAACCTTGAAGTTAAGCTTGAAAGGCATGGGGTCAAGGCATTTACTCAG GACCTAATTGCCGGCGGAACGGAGAGCTCAGCAGTGACGGTGGAATGGGCAATTTCGGAGCTCCTAAGGAAGCCGGATTTATTCAAAAAGGCAGCGGAGGAGCTAGACAGGGTGATTGGAAGAGATAGATGGGTTGAGGAGAAGGACATTGTTAAGCTCCCATATGTTGATGCCATTGCCAAAGAAACCATGAGGTTGCACCCAGTGGCACCCATGTTGGTGCCAAGGCAAACCAGGGAAGACTGCCAAGTAGCTGGCTATGACATACCCAAGGGTACCAGAGCCCTAGTGAGTGTGTGGACAATAGGAAGAGACCCTGAATTATGGGACAACCCTGAGCAATTCTTCCCTGAGAGGTTCCTAGGCAAGGACATTGATGTCAAAGGCCAGGACTTTGAGCTGCTACCTTTTGGGTCAGGCAGGAGGATGTGCCCTGGCTACAATTTGGGCATTAAGGTCATTCAGTCAAGTCTAGCTAATCTGTTACATGGATTTACATGGAGATTGCCATATAACATGAAGAAAGAGGATTTGAGTATGGAGGAGGTTTTTGGGCTTTCGACACCGAAAAAAACTCCCCTTGTTGCAGTCTGTGAGCCTCGTCTTCCACCTCATATTTACTCACTGTGA